DNA from Burkholderiales bacterium:
CTCAACATGACCGGGGGCATGCGTTGGGGCATTGCGATCTCTCCAAGATGAGATACCGCAAAGTACCAAAAATTAACGGGGCAGTACACTAGTTATGCACCATAGTCCATCCGCGGTGATCGAGCCATCGTGAAGGTCAAGGAGCTCATCGATTTGCTCGAAGCCGATGGATGGGTTTTGGTCCGGACGAAAGGCAGTCACCGTCAGTTTCGTCATCCGACGAAGAAAGGAACCGTGACGGTGGCGGGCAAGCCTAGCATTGACATGCCAGCCGGGACGCTAAACAGTGCTTTGAAGCAGGCAGG
Protein-coding regions in this window:
- a CDS encoding type II toxin-antitoxin system HicA family toxin is translated as MKVKELIDLLEADGWVLVRTKGSHRQFRHPTKKGTVTVAGKPSIDMPAGTLNSALKQAGLKKDR